Proteins from a genomic interval of Nautilia sp. PV-1:
- the acs gene encoding acetate--CoA ligase, with amino-acid sequence MLNEVYYPKKEMFKDPVFRNMCEYREMVEEFEKDYEGTWAKLAREKITWFEDFKQTLDTSNAPFYKWFVGGQLNVAYQCIDRHLDSKKNKAAIIWEGDNGEKRIITYLELYREVNRFANLLKSLGVKKGDRVVIYMPMIPEAAFAMLACARIGAIHSVVFGGFSAEALKDRILDAEAKVVITADGAFRKGSPYMLKPTVDKALEGVDIVEKVIVVERNNEDIEWVEGRDISYNDLIGNQSDECPAEIMESEDPLFLLYTSGSTGKPKGVQHSTAGYILWAQLTMEWVFDIKDNDTYWCTADIGWITGHTYIVYGPLAAGATTLMFEGVLTYPDSGRAWKMVEEYKVNQFYTAPTAIRLLNKMGPDEPKKYDLSSLRILGTVGEPIDPPAWKWYYEVVGGGRCSIVDTWWQTETGGHMITPLPAATPVKPASATFPLPGIFAEIIDETGEKMPAHEKGLLCITKPWPSMIRTIWGDPERFVKSYFSTAKKFGEPVYFSGDGAMYDEDGYIWITGRVDDVINVSGHRLGTAEIEAAIKKHPLIAEVAVVGRPDEIKGESVFAYVVLKGEDTVAEEMEIIKEINEIVKEEIGAIAKVDTVAFVPGLPKTRSGKIMRRILRAIAKGEPITQDTSTLEDPKVVEAIIEVVNSCILK; translated from the coding sequence ATGTTAAATGAAGTATATTATCCAAAAAAAGAAATGTTTAAAGATCCCGTATTCAGAAATATGTGCGAATACAGGGAAATGGTAGAAGAATTCGAAAAAGACTACGAAGGAACCTGGGCAAAACTCGCCCGTGAAAAAATCACATGGTTTGAAGATTTCAAACAAACGTTAGACACATCTAACGCTCCGTTTTACAAATGGTTTGTCGGCGGACAGTTAAACGTAGCATATCAGTGTATAGACAGACATCTCGATTCTAAAAAAAATAAAGCCGCTATTATTTGGGAAGGCGACAACGGAGAAAAAAGAATTATTACTTATTTAGAACTCTACAGAGAAGTTAACAGATTTGCAAACCTTTTAAAATCGTTGGGCGTAAAAAAAGGAGACAGGGTAGTAATTTATATGCCTATGATTCCTGAAGCCGCTTTTGCAATGCTAGCATGTGCAAGAATCGGTGCAATACACAGCGTTGTATTCGGAGGATTCAGTGCGGAAGCGCTTAAAGACAGAATTCTTGACGCAGAAGCAAAAGTCGTAATAACGGCAGACGGGGCATTCAGAAAAGGAAGCCCGTATATGCTAAAGCCTACTGTAGATAAAGCTCTTGAAGGCGTGGACATAGTGGAAAAAGTAATAGTAGTGGAAAGAAACAATGAAGATATTGAATGGGTGGAAGGCAGAGATATTAGCTATAACGATTTAATTGGAAATCAAAGCGACGAATGTCCGGCAGAAATTATGGAAAGCGAAGACCCTCTGTTTTTACTTTATACTTCCGGAAGTACAGGAAAACCGAAAGGCGTCCAGCATTCAACCGCAGGATATATCCTTTGGGCGCAGCTTACTATGGAGTGGGTATTCGATATTAAAGACAACGACACATACTGGTGTACGGCCGATATCGGATGGATTACCGGGCACACGTATATCGTATACGGACCTCTGGCAGCAGGCGCAACGACTTTAATGTTCGAAGGAGTATTAACATATCCTGACAGCGGAAGAGCATGGAAAATGGTAGAAGAATACAAAGTAAACCAATTCTATACAGCTCCTACGGCTATAAGACTTCTTAATAAAATGGGACCTGACGAACCTAAAAAATACGATTTGAGTTCACTGAGAATATTAGGAACTGTCGGAGAGCCTATCGATCCTCCTGCATGGAAATGGTACTATGAAGTGGTAGGAGGCGGAAGATGCTCAATTGTAGATACATGGTGGCAGACAGAAACGGGAGGACACATGATTACCCCTCTTCCGGCTGCAACACCGGTAAAACCGGCAAGCGCAACATTCCCTCTGCCTGGAATCTTTGCTGAAATAATTGATGAAACAGGTGAAAAAATGCCTGCACATGAAAAGGGTCTTTTGTGTATTACAAAACCTTGGCCTAGTATGATAAGAACGATTTGGGGAGATCCTGAAAGATTCGTCAAAAGCTATTTTTCAACTGCGAAAAAATTCGGAGAGCCGGTATACTTCTCAGGTGACGGAGCAATGTACGACGAAGACGGCTATATCTGGATTACCGGAAGGGTTGACGACGTTATAAACGTTTCAGGACACAGACTCGGAACCGCAGAAATAGAAGCTGCTATCAAAAAACATCCTCTGATTGCGGAAGTTGCCGTTGTCGGAAGACCGGATGAAATAAAAGGTGAAAGCGTATTTGCATATGTTGTATTAAAAGGTGAAGACACCGTTGCGGAAGAAATGGAAATAATCAAAGAAATCAATGAAATAGTAAAAGAAGAAATCGGAGCCATCGCAAAAGTAGACACAGTCGCATTCGTACCGGGACTTCCTAAAACAAGAAGCGGTAAAATTATGAGAAGAATTTTAAGGGCAATCGCAAAAGGCGAACCTATCACACAAGATACTTCAACATTGGAAGATCCGAAAGTAGTAGAAGCAATTATAGAAGTAGTGAACAGCTGTATTTTAAAATAA
- the ppa gene encoding inorganic diphosphatase: protein MDISKIKPGNPEEYVNAVIEIPQGSNIKYELDKESGAIFLDRILYGANYYPANYGFVPNTLADDGDPIDVLVISSESVVPGTVIKSRVIGVLIMEDESGKDEKIVAVPTVKLDPKMAKINDLSDLPEIELNQIKHFFETYKDLEPGKWVKVTGYEGRDKAIELIQKAIDNYK, encoded by the coding sequence ATGGACATCAGTAAAATCAAACCCGGAAATCCTGAAGAATATGTAAATGCTGTAATTGAAATTCCTCAGGGAAGCAATATTAAATACGAACTTGACAAAGAAAGCGGAGCAATCTTTTTAGACAGAATTCTATACGGAGCCAATTACTATCCTGCAAACTACGGTTTTGTTCCTAACACTTTGGCAGATGACGGAGACCCTATTGACGTATTGGTTATTTCAAGTGAAAGCGTTGTTCCTGGGACAGTTATAAAATCAAGAGTTATTGGCGTCCTTATTATGGAAGACGAAAGCGGTAAAGATGAAAAAATCGTAGCTGTGCCGACTGTTAAACTTGACCCTAAAATGGCTAAAATAAACGATTTAAGCGATTTACCTGAAATCGAACTTAACCAAATTAAACACTTTTTCGAAACATACAAAGACCTTGAACCTGGAAAATGGGTAAAAGTTACAGGTTATGAAGGTAGAGACAAAGCAATAGAACTTATCCAAAAAGCTATCGACAACTATAAGTAA
- the abc-f gene encoding ribosomal protection-like ABC-F family protein, with amino-acid sequence MALIDLLDVSKKFEAQKILCNVEFHLDEGERVALIGKNGSGKSTLMKIIDKTIEPDSGEIITKNGIKIKRLLQTPKFQENLTVRDAIENELTEFKEAYQRYLKLTEEFAAEPDNKTIQSEMDKISKFLDFHNAWNLDDRIERIMQEFDLKKYENKDISLLSGGEQRRVALASLLLQKPDVLLLDEPTNHLDVYMTEFLEETLLKEKYTFIVVSHDRYFIDRIATRVVELENCRLRSFKGGYADYIRQKEELLKAKEKEYENELRLLKREEEWLSRGVKARLKRNEGRKKRVLELRDKVKQDRSEIRQIEMQLKRELLSKEEEKINRKKVMFEIEHLTKSIGNKLLIKDFSTRILQKDKIAIVGKNGSGKSTLLKILIGEEKPDGGIIKIGENVKIGYLDQRKSMLSDDKDLIETFCPQGGDHVNVKGRNIHVYGYLREFLFPPEYLSKKIGVLSGGEKTRVALALLFTKDFDVLILDEPTNDLDIPTINILEEYLIDFEGSVIFVSHDRYFVDKLAKKMFIFKGDGIVEESHIPYTEYLEIEKEIKLIENVKRKIENEEKQKPKNRKQKKLSYKEQRELEELPKLIEELEITIAEIEECLANPDCYQEKGLVTLSEELEEIKKIYDNKVERYLELEEKKEALEMEN; translated from the coding sequence ATGGCTTTAATAGACCTTTTGGATGTTAGTAAAAAATTTGAAGCTCAGAAAATTTTATGTAATGTCGAATTTCATTTAGACGAAGGTGAAAGAGTCGCCCTTATAGGTAAAAACGGAAGCGGAAAATCCACACTTATGAAAATAATAGACAAAACCATTGAACCCGACAGCGGAGAAATAATTACCAAAAACGGAATTAAAATTAAAAGACTTCTTCAGACTCCTAAATTCCAGGAAAATCTTACAGTAAGAGACGCCATTGAAAACGAACTGACCGAATTTAAAGAAGCTTATCAGAGATATTTAAAATTAACAGAAGAATTTGCCGCAGAGCCTGATAACAAAACTATTCAAAGCGAAATGGATAAAATCAGCAAATTCCTTGATTTTCACAATGCATGGAACCTTGACGACAGAATTGAAAGAATAATGCAGGAATTTGATCTTAAAAAATACGAAAATAAAGACATTTCTCTTCTCAGCGGAGGAGAACAGAGAAGAGTAGCCCTTGCATCCCTACTTCTTCAAAAACCCGACGTATTGCTTTTAGACGAGCCGACGAACCATCTTGACGTATATATGACGGAATTTCTGGAAGAAACACTGCTAAAGGAAAAATATACGTTTATCGTAGTCAGCCACGACAGATATTTTATAGACAGAATCGCTACAAGGGTCGTGGAACTGGAAAACTGTCGACTTAGAAGTTTCAAAGGCGGTTATGCAGATTATATCCGTCAAAAAGAAGAACTGCTTAAAGCCAAAGAAAAAGAATACGAAAACGAACTGAGACTTCTAAAAAGAGAAGAAGAATGGCTAAGCCGCGGCGTTAAGGCAAGACTTAAAAGAAACGAAGGCAGAAAAAAAAGAGTACTCGAACTGCGTGATAAAGTAAAACAGGACAGAAGTGAAATCAGACAGATTGAAATGCAGCTCAAACGTGAACTTCTTTCAAAAGAAGAAGAAAAAATAAACCGTAAAAAAGTAATGTTCGAAATAGAACATTTGACAAAAAGTATCGGAAACAAACTGCTCATAAAAGATTTTTCAACGCGTATACTGCAAAAAGACAAAATTGCGATAGTAGGTAAAAACGGAAGCGGAAAATCCACACTTTTAAAAATATTAATAGGTGAAGAAAAACCTGACGGCGGTATTATAAAAATCGGCGAAAACGTTAAAATTGGATATCTGGACCAGCGAAAATCAATGCTCAGCGACGATAAAGACCTGATAGAAACGTTCTGTCCGCAGGGCGGAGACCATGTTAACGTAAAAGGAAGAAACATACATGTATACGGATATTTAAGAGAGTTCCTGTTTCCTCCGGAATACCTGAGCAAAAAAATAGGAGTTTTAAGCGGCGGTGAAAAAACAAGAGTCGCATTGGCTTTGCTTTTTACCAAAGACTTTGACGTGCTTATATTAGACGAGCCTACGAACGATTTGGATATTCCGACCATTAATATTTTGGAAGAATATCTGATAGATTTCGAAGGAAGCGTGATTTTCGTCAGCCACGACAGATATTTCGTAGACAAACTGGCAAAAAAAATGTTTATCTTTAAAGGCGACGGTATAGTGGAAGAGAGCCATATCCCTTATACGGAATATCTGGAAATAGAAAAAGAGATTAAATTAATTGAAAATGTAAAACGCAAAATAGAAAATGAAGAAAAACAAAAACCGAAAAACAGAAAACAGAAAAAACTCTCTTATAAAGAACAAAGAGAGCTCGAAGAGCTTCCGAAACTGATAGAAGAGCTTGAAATAACAATAGCAGAAATTGAAGAATGTCTAGCAAATCCCGACTGTTATCAGGAAAAAGGGCTTGTGACTTTAAGCGAAGAACTTGAAGAAATTAAAAAAATATACGATAATAAAGTTGAAAGATATCTTGAGCTTGAGGAAAAAAAAGAAGCTCTTGAAATGGAGAATTGA